In the Pseudonocardia sediminis genome, GCCCGCCCGGCGACGACCCCGCCATGCATCACTACCCTGCCCGGCGAGCGGAGGTGATCGCCGGTGACGAGCATCGGACGGGCCCGGTTGCGGGCCGCGACAGGTGTGGCGGCGCTGCTGGTGCTGGCCGTGGCCGGCGGTTGCGCGCAGCCCGGGCAGCTGGGCCACGACGGTGACGCAGCGCCCGCCCCCGCGGACGGCGCCGCACCGGTGACGCCGGGCGCCCCCGGCACGGACGGAGCGGCCCCCTCGGCGGGGCAGCCGGGCGGCGGGCCCGCGGGCGGTGCACCCGGCGGACCGGCGGGGCAGGTCCCCGGCTCGTCGGCGGCCACCGCGGGATCGGACGCGCGGGGCACCGTGGACGCACCGGTGGAGATCAGCACGCCGGGCCGGGCGCTGTTCCTGGTCCGCACCGAGGTCCTGCAGCCCGGGCAGACCACCGGGTGGATCACCCACCCCGGCACGGTGATGTCGGTCGTGCGGTCGGGCACCGTGTCCGTCGTGCGCGCGCAGGCCTGCGAGCCCGCCCGGTTCGGCGCCGAGCAGGCGTTCTTCCTGGCCGACGGCGAGGCCAACGAGCTGCGCAACGACGGCCCGGACCCGGTCGTGTTGACCCGCAGCGAGCTGCTCGCCCCGGACACCGACGAGCGCCGCCCGGCCGAGCCCGCCTGCACCGCGCCCTGAGCCGGGACCGCTTCCGCGGCGGCCCGGCCCACGTCGATCATCCGGATCGGCGCCGTGATGTGGGACGATTGTGGCCGGGCACGGGCTAGAGGGCGGAGCCGATGGGGACGAAGACGGTCATCGCCGCGGACAACCGCGAGTGGCAGGTGCGGCGCAACATCGAGTGGTCGACACCGGCGATGGGCGACGAGTTCGAGCACGACGTCGACGGTGGTCGTGGCGCCGTGGTCCTGGTGATCTCCTCGCTCGTCCTGTTCTGGGTGCTCGTGCTGGTCTGGACCCCGAGCGGGGTCTACGTCCCGTGGTTCTACTGGATCGTCCTGGTGATCGGCGTCGGGTTCTTCCCTGCCCGCTGGTACCTGCGCCGTCCGTGGACGATCGTGGCCAAGACCCAGGGCAGCTACGAGCTCCCGCCCGAGCACTGGACCGGCATGGTGCGCGGCGGGTCCGCGGCCCGCGAGGAGACCCGCGTCGTCCTGCGCAGCCTGCGCACCCGCGCCACACCCGGGCACGCGGACAGCCCGCTGCAGCCGGTGAACTAGGGGGCGCGGGGATGCCTGAGCTGCCCGAGGTCGAGGCCCTGGCCCACCACCTGCGCGAACACGCGATCTACCGCCCGGTCGCGCGGGTCGACCTGGGCGGCATGAGCGTCCTGAAGACGTTCGACCCGCCGGTCTCGGCCCTGGTCGGACGGGTGATCACCGGGGCTGCGCGGTACGGGAAGTTCCTCTCCGTCGAGTTCGCCGACCGCCCGGACGCCCCGCTGTACCTGCTGACCCACCTGTCCCGGGCAGGGTGGCTGCGGTGGCACGAGACGGCGTCGGTCACCCCGCCCAAGCCCGGACGCGGGCCGTTGCAGCTGCGGGTGCACCTCGACTCCGTCGGCGGGCCCGGGTTCGACCTGACCGAGGCCGGCACCCAGAAGCGTCTCGCCGTCTACCTGGTCCCCGACCCGCAGCAGGTCCCCGGCGTGGCGCGGCTCGGCCCGGACGCGCTGGAGCTGGGACGCGACGGCCTCGCCGAGCTGCTGGCCGGGGACTCTCGGCGGCTCAAGACGCTGCTCGCGGACCAGACGACGCTGGCCGGCATCGGTAACGCCTACTCCGACGAGATCCTGCACACCGCCCGTCTGTCGCCCTACGCCACGGCCTCGCGCCTGAAGGACGCCGACGTCGACGCGCTGTCCGAGGCGCTGCACGCGGTGCTGACCGACGCCGTCGAGCGCTCGGTCGGGCAGGGCGCGGCGACGCTGAAGTCGGAGAAGCGCTCCGGCCTGCGGGTGCACGCGCGGACCGGCCTACCGTGCCCCGTCTGCGGGGACACCGTGCGGGAGGTGTCGTTCGCCGAAAGATCGTTCCAGTACTGTCCGACCTGCCAGACCGGTGGGAAGCCACTCGCCGACCGGCGGCTGTCCCGGTTGGTGAGGTAGGTGTCGGTGGGCCAGGTGTTGCTCTCCCCACTCGCCGCCGTCGTCATCGTCGTCGCGCTGGCGGCGATCGGGATCCTCGGCTTCTCGATCTGGTGGCGCCGCACCAAGCGCAACAACGTCGTCTCCCCACTCGAGCGGGCCACGTTCTCCACCCTGCACACGGTGGCGCTGGCCGCCCCGGTGCTGCGGGAGGGGCTCTCGTCGCACTCGGCGTCGCAGGCGCTGCCGTACCTGCGCCAGCTGCTGGAGACCACCGCGCTGGCCATGACCGACAACCGCAGCACCGTCCTGGCCTGGAACGGCGAGGCCGACCAGCACCAGCCCGACGTGCAGGCCCTGGCCGACAAGGTGATCTCCACCGGCCGTCAGGAGCTGCGCTCGCACACCGCGATCCGGTGCAACCGACCCGGCTGCGTCGTGCGCGGCATCGTGGTGGTGCCGCTGGAGAGCGACGGCAACATCATCGGGACGCTCGCGGCGCTGACCGGGACGACGGCCGGGCCCCCGGTGCTGCGCGCCACCGCCGAGGTCGCGCGGTACGTCTCCAGCCAGCTCGAGCTCGCCGAGCTCGACGACTCCCGCGACCGGCTCAACCGCGCCGAGGTCCGCGCGCTGCGGGCCCAGATCTCACCGCACTTCGTCTACAACGCGCTGACCACGATCGCGTCGTTCATCCGCACCGACCCGACCCGGGCGCGCGAGCTGCTGATCGAGTTCGCGGACTTCACCCGCTACTCGTTCCGCTCGGCCGGGGAGTACACGACCCTGTCCGACGAGCTGAACAACATCGAGCGCTACATCCGGCTGGAGAAGGCCCGCTTCGGCGCCCGGCTCAACATCGCGCTGCAGATCGACAGCGAGGTGCTCAACGTCGTGCTGCCGTTCCTGGCGCTGCAGCCGCTGGTGGAGAACGCGGTCCGGCACGGCCTGTCCGGCAAGCCGAACGGCGGCACGATCACGATCCGGGCGGAGAACGCCGGCACCGAGTGCGTGATCGTCGTCGAGGACGACGGCGTCGGCATGGACCCGGCCCGGCTCAACGAGGACCTCGACGACGCCCACCTCTCCGGGGCCCACGTCGGTCTGGGCAACGTCGACGACCGCATGCGCTCCGCGTTCGGGGACAACTTCGGCCTGGTCGTCGACACCGCCCTCGGCGCCGGCATGAAGATCACGCTGCGGGTGCCGAAGTTCCGGGCCGGCATCCGGGCCTGACCCCGTCCGCCCCGCTGGGCCGGACGAGTGATCCGTCACGCCGGGCGCTGTGCCGATCCGGTCGCCCTCCGTCACGGTGCGCGCCCGCGTACGGTGACGTGGCATGGATGTCCTGCGCATTCCGGACGCGTTGAGCGCGCGGCTGCCGGGCCGGCTGGGTGAGAGCGCCGGCACCGACGTCGTCTCCATGGTGCGGCTGCACGGTGTGATCAGCGCCCAGCCGTCGCCGGTCCCGAGGTCGGTGATCAGTTCCGCGTCGATGGACAAGGTCCTGGAACGCGCGTTCGCCCCGGAGCGGCTCTCCGCGGTGGCGCTGCTGATCAACTCCCCGGGCGGGTCGGCGACCCAGTCCGCGCTCGTGGCCGATCGGATCCGGTCACTCGCCGCCGAGCGCTCGGTGCCGGTGCTGGCGTTCTGCGAGGACGTGGCGGCCTCCGGCGGCTACTGGCTCGCCTGCGCCGCGGACGAGATCTACGCCCACCCGACCTCCCTGGTGGGGTCCATCGGGGTGATCAGCCAGGGGTTCGGGCTCGAGGGCCTGATCGAACGGCTGGGTGTGGAACGACGGCTGCACACCGCCGGGCGGTCCAAGGCGCGCCTGGACCCGTTCCTGCCGGAGAAGCCCGAGGACGTCACGTGGCTGCGCGGCCTGCAGGACCAGCTGCACGAGCAGTTCACCGGCTGGGTGACCGAGCGCCGGGGTAACAAGCTCGCCACCGGGACCGAACTCTTCGACGGTGAGGTCTGGACCGGCGCCCGTGCGCTGGAGCTGGGACTGATCGACGGGCTCGGGACCCCGCGCGAGGTGCTCTCGCGGCGGTTCCCGGACGCCGACCAGCGCCCGGTGGAGAGCCGCAAGCCGCTGCTCGCGCGACTCGGGATGGGGGGGCCGGCGGCCTCTCTGCCCGGCTCGGGCGACCCCGGCGGATGGGTGCTGGACGCGCTCTCCGCCGTCGAGACCCGGGCCGCCTGGGCCCGTTTCGGGTTGTGAAGACCGTGTCGGGGAGTACCCGGTCCGTGGTCGAACGATCACTGATCAGGGTCATGCCCTGGCACTCCGCGCGAATGCGCGTCACCATGGTCGCGGTACCGGGGCGATCATCATCGACATCGAGGTCGCTCCCGGTGCAGGAGCCGGACGCAGGATGAGGAGATCGTGGACAGCAACGACACCACTCGGGGACTGGTCGTGCTCGCGGTGGACGACGAGCAGCCCGCCCTCGAGGAGATGGCCTTCCTGCTGGGGGAGGACCCGAGGGTGGACGTCGTCCTCACCGCCGGGGAGTCCAACGAGGCCCTGCGCATCCTGAACAGCCGCCAGCACGTCAGCAGCTCCGGCGGGGCGCTGGCGAGCGCCGGCTCGGCGAACCCGATGACCGGCACGCACGTCGCCGAGCACACCGACGTCGACGTCGTGTTCCTCGACATCCGGATGCCCGGGCTGGACGGCCTCGAGCTCGCCCGGGTGCTCTCCGGGATGGCCGTGAAGCCCGACGTCGTGTTCGTGACCGCGCACGACGACCGCGCCGTGGACGCCTACGAGATCGGCGCCAAGGACTACCTGCTCAAGCCGCTGCGCACCGAACGCCTCTCGGCCGCGCTGGACCGGATCGTCGACTCCCGGGCCGCGGGCGGGCACGTGGAGCCGATCCGCGACGACGCCGGTGACGACGAGGTGATCCCGGTCGAGCTGGCCGGCACCACGAAGCTGGTCCCGCGCTCGGCCGTGCGCTACGTGGAGGCCCAGGGCGACTACGCCCGCCTGCACACCACCGAGGGCAGCCACCTCGTCCGGATCCCGCTGTCGGTGCTCGAGGAGCGCTGGCGCGACGCCGGCTTCGTGCGGATCCACCGGTCGTTCCTGGTCGCGTTGCCGTTGGTCACCGAGCTGCGCCTGGCCGGGTCCGGCTACGTCGTGCGGATCGGGTCCGGCGCGGAGACCGCCGAACTCCCGGTCAGCCGCCGGCACACCCGTGAGCTGAAGGACCGGCTCGTCCGGGCGACGAAGCAGGCGTGGAGCCAGAGGTGAGCACGCACACCGACGGCGCTCCGCCGTCGGTGCGCTCGGCCGGGACGGGCGACGACCCGCCGGCCGCGACCGCCGGGGTCCCGCCCCGGCCCCGACGGCCGTCGCCGTCCCCGGTCGCCTCCTCCTCCGACGAGGGGGACGACGACGCCGATGCGGCGGCCGCCACACCCCCTCCGTCCGACGGCTCCGCGACCCCCGGCACGCCCGGGGGTTCCGGTGTGTCCGGGGCTCCCGACGGCGCGACGCGGAGGACGGGCCGCTCCCGGCGCGCCGCCGATCCCGTCGACGGGTCCGCCGGATCGGCGCAGGACTGGCTCCAGCAGGAGATCGCACGCCGGGTCGCCGAGAAGAAGGTCGCGGAGGAGAAGGGCGGCGTCAGCGACACCGGACGTCACGCGCGCCCGGACACGGTCGCGGCGGCGACGCCGGCCCCCGCACCCGAGGTGCACGCACGCCCGGCCGCCCCCGCGCCGTCCCCCACCCCGCCACCGGCGGACGGTCCCGCCGCGACCCCGGACGCGCCGGCCACCGCTGCCGCCCCGCCCGCCTCCCCGGCGCCCGCGCCGTCCTCCGCCGTCCCGTCCGCGGCCGACGAGGACGACGACGAGGACGACGAGGACACGCGTGCGCCCCGGGTCGTCCCGGACCGCTCGGGCTCGTTCCGCGCCCGCTCGGGCTGGATGCCCGACCCCTACTCGCCCGCCGGGCTGCGCGAGCCCCGCGCGGGCGACGGGTGGCCGCCCTCCGACGACGGCACCGGCCCGGAACCGGCGTTCCGGCTGGCCGGCCCCGCGGCCCGTCCCCGCCCGGCTCCGGCCGAGGCCTCGGGCCCCGACGGATCACCGGCCGACGGATCACCGGCCGACGGATCACCGGCCGACGGATCACCGGCCGGTGGATCGACGGCCGGCGGGGCGACCGCGGCCCGGGGCACCGTCTCCCCGGACGTCATCGCCGCCTGGACCGCCGCGACGAACGGCACGGGCCCGCACGCCGCCGCGGGTGACACCGTGCCGGCCGGCACCGACGCCCCCGGCACCGACGATGTACGCGGTACCGACGCACCCGGTGCCGCCGGCACCGCAACGGGCGCGGCCGCTGCGGCGACGACCCCGGCACCGGCCGGGCCGAAGCAGTGGCCGCCGGCCACCGGGGCGTCCGGGCTGCCCCGCCGCGTCCCCGGCGCCGGCTGGACCCTCGACCGCGCGACCCTGCTCAACGGCTCGTCGGGTCTCGACACCGACACGCGGCCCGTCCCCTCGACGTGGGCCCCGGCCGGTCGCCGGACCGTCACGCCGGATCCCCTCGCCCGCTCCGCCGAGGACGCCGCACGGGCCGACCTCGCCGGTCCGCCCACCACCGACCTCGGCGCGCGGGTCCCCGCCACCGCCGACCTCGAGGACTACGACGACGACCTCGACGACCTCGACGAGGACGACGACCCGGACGAGGACCTGCGCGGTCCCGCGGTCGAGCGCACCGAGGTCATCTGGCGTGCCCCCGGCCTGGACGACGAGCCCGAGCCCGGGTCCCGGTCCGCCGTCGCCACCCGGTCGCCCGAGGTCGTGCGGCCGCCGGAGGTCACGCCGTCGGAGAACCCCTACACCGGAGCGCGCCCGCGCCGTTTCGCCGCCGAGCCGACCGACCCCGAGCCCGTCGACCCGGCGGAGGCGGCCGCGGACGGTCCGGAGGGCCGGCGCGTGCGGGTCGTGCTCTCCGAGCGGCGCTCCACCGCGCAGTCGGTGCGCCCGGTCGTCGACGTCCAGGACCCCGGCTCGGTCGGGACGACGCTGCGCAACGGGCTGGTGAACAACCAGCTCGCCCTGGCCGTGCGGGTGTTCGGCGTCGCGCTGCTCGGCCTCGGCCTGCTACCCGCGCTGTTCGCGGCGTTCCCGTCGATCGGTGAGCTCGCGGTCCTCGGCCTGCGCGTGCCCTGGCTCCTCCTCGGGTTCGGTGTCTACCCGTTCCTGTTCGGCCTGGGCTGGTGGTACGTCAACTCCGCCGAACGCGTCGAGCAGGACTTCGCGGAAGGCGTGCAGGACAGGTGAACCTGAACTCCACCGCGATCGCGTCGCTGACCGCGATCGTGCTCGTCGCCGTGGCCACGGCGGTGATCGGCTCGATCGGGCACCGCACGCGTCTGACGTCGGACTTCCTGGTCGCGTCCCGCTCGGTGCCGTCCCGTCTCAACGCCGGCGCGATCTCCGGCGAGTACCTCTCGGCCGCGTCGTTCCTCGGCATCGCCGGGCTGATCCTCGTCGACGGCGCGGACGCGCTCTGGTACCCGGTCGGCTACTGCGCCGGGTACCTCGCGCTGCTGCTGTTCGTGGCGGCGCCGCTGCGCCGTTCCGGGGCCTACACGGTGCCCGACTTCGCCGACGCCCGGCTCGCCTCGCCCGGCCTGCGCAAGGTCTGCACCGCGTTCGTGCTGGTCATCGGCTGGCTCTACCTGCTGCCGCAGCTGCAGGGCGCCGGTCTCACGGTCAGCATCGTGACCGGGCTGCCGCAGTGGATCGGGTCCGCCGCGGCCGGGGTGATCGTGCTGGCGACGGTCGCGCTCGGCGGGATGCGCTCGGTGACGTTCGTGCAGGCGTTCCAGTACTGGCTCAAGCTCACCGCCGTCGCCGTCCCGGTGGTGATCGGCCTGGTCCTGCTGCTGGGCAGCGGGCACGGCTTCGACCGCGACGCCCCGCCCACGTTCCGCGACCAGACGAGCGTGTCGGTGAAGACCCCCGTCGTCCTCGACGTCCGCGAGGCCGTCGACGTCGTCGCGAGCGGGACCGTCGACGGGGTCCCGGTGGACGGCCCGGTCCGCTGGGCCGCGAACAGCGAGCACACCGTCGCCCCCGGCACCGACCTGCAGTTCCGCACCGGCGACCCGGTTCCGACGACGAAGGGCGCCCCGGCCGACGACGAGACGTGGCTGCGCCCGCTCTCCGGGTCCGAGCCGCACCAGCTGCTGGCCACCTACTCGCTGATCATCGCCACGTTCCTCGGGACGATGGGCCTGCCGCACGTGCTCGGCCGCTTCTACACCAACTCCGACGGCCGGGCGGCGCGCCGCAGTGCTGTCGTCGTGCTCGCGATGCTGGGCGGGTTCTACTTCCTGGTCACGCTGCTGGGCGTGCTCTCGCGCTACTACACCCCGCAGCTGCTGGTCAGCGGCAACGACGCCGCGGTGCTGCTGCTGCCGACCGCGCTGCTGGGCGGCGGCGTCGCCGGGGCGGTGCTCGGCGGGGTCGTCGCGGCGGGGGCCTGGGCGGCGTTCCTGTCGACGTCGTCGGGGCTGCTGGTGAGCCTGGCCAGCGTCGTGGTGACCGACATGCTGCCGCGCCGCGCCCACGGCCGGAAGATCTCCGGGTTCGCGATCGCCACGATCCTCGCCGGGGTCCCGCCGGTCGCCGTCGCGCTGGCCCCGACCGGGCTCAACTTCGCCGAGGCGGTCGCGCTCGTGTTCGCGGTGGCCGCGTCGACGTTCTGCCCGCTGCTGGTGCTGGGCATCTGGTGGCGCGGGCTGACCGCGACCGGGGCGATCGCCGGTGTGCTGGCCGGTGGCGTGACGTCCG is a window encoding:
- a CDS encoding Fpg/Nei family DNA glycosylase, producing the protein MPELPEVEALAHHLREHAIYRPVARVDLGGMSVLKTFDPPVSALVGRVITGAARYGKFLSVEFADRPDAPLYLLTHLSRAGWLRWHETASVTPPKPGRGPLQLRVHLDSVGGPGFDLTEAGTQKRLAVYLVPDPQQVPGVARLGPDALELGRDGLAELLAGDSRRLKTLLADQTTLAGIGNAYSDEILHTARLSPYATASRLKDADVDALSEALHAVLTDAVERSVGQGAATLKSEKRSGLRVHARTGLPCPVCGDTVREVSFAERSFQYCPTCQTGGKPLADRRLSRLVR
- a CDS encoding sensor histidine kinase, which codes for MGQVLLSPLAAVVIVVALAAIGILGFSIWWRRTKRNNVVSPLERATFSTLHTVALAAPVLREGLSSHSASQALPYLRQLLETTALAMTDNRSTVLAWNGEADQHQPDVQALADKVISTGRQELRSHTAIRCNRPGCVVRGIVVVPLESDGNIIGTLAALTGTTAGPPVLRATAEVARYVSSQLELAELDDSRDRLNRAEVRALRAQISPHFVYNALTTIASFIRTDPTRARELLIEFADFTRYSFRSAGEYTTLSDELNNIERYIRLEKARFGARLNIALQIDSEVLNVVLPFLALQPLVENAVRHGLSGKPNGGTITIRAENAGTECVIVVEDDGVGMDPARLNEDLDDAHLSGAHVGLGNVDDRMRSAFGDNFGLVVDTALGAGMKITLRVPKFRAGIRA
- a CDS encoding S49 family peptidase, with the protein product MRIPDALSARLPGRLGESAGTDVVSMVRLHGVISAQPSPVPRSVISSASMDKVLERAFAPERLSAVALLINSPGGSATQSALVADRIRSLAAERSVPVLAFCEDVAASGGYWLACAADEIYAHPTSLVGSIGVISQGFGLEGLIERLGVERRLHTAGRSKARLDPFLPEKPEDVTWLRGLQDQLHEQFTGWVTERRGNKLATGTELFDGEVWTGARALELGLIDGLGTPREVLSRRFPDADQRPVESRKPLLARLGMGGPAASLPGSGDPGGWVLDALSAVETRAAWARFGL
- a CDS encoding LytR/AlgR family response regulator transcription factor, with the protein product MDSNDTTRGLVVLAVDDEQPALEEMAFLLGEDPRVDVVLTAGESNEALRILNSRQHVSSSGGALASAGSANPMTGTHVAEHTDVDVVFLDIRMPGLDGLELARVLSGMAVKPDVVFVTAHDDRAVDAYEIGAKDYLLKPLRTERLSAALDRIVDSRAAGGHVEPIRDDAGDDEVIPVELAGTTKLVPRSAVRYVEAQGDYARLHTTEGSHLVRIPLSVLEERWRDAGFVRIHRSFLVALPLVTELRLAGSGYVVRIGSGAETAELPVSRRHTRELKDRLVRATKQAWSQR
- a CDS encoding cation acetate symporter gives rise to the protein MNLNSTAIASLTAIVLVAVATAVIGSIGHRTRLTSDFLVASRSVPSRLNAGAISGEYLSAASFLGIAGLILVDGADALWYPVGYCAGYLALLLFVAAPLRRSGAYTVPDFADARLASPGLRKVCTAFVLVIGWLYLLPQLQGAGLTVSIVTGLPQWIGSAAAGVIVLATVALGGMRSVTFVQAFQYWLKLTAVAVPVVIGLVLLLGSGHGFDRDAPPTFRDQTSVSVKTPVVLDVREAVDVVASGTVDGVPVDGPVRWAANSEHTVAPGTDLQFRTGDPVPTTKGAPADDETWLRPLSGSEPHQLLATYSLIIATFLGTMGLPHVLGRFYTNSDGRAARRSAVVVLAMLGGFYFLVTLLGVLSRYYTPQLLVSGNDAAVLLLPTALLGGGVAGAVLGGVVAAGAWAAFLSTSSGLLVSLASVVVTDMLPRRAHGRKISGFAIATILAGVPPVAVALAPTGLNFAEAVALVFAVAASTFCPLLVLGIWWRGLTATGAIAGVLAGGVTSALAVVVSLVVRVGESGWAVLLYRPAIISVPLAFVVMIAVSWMTRSSRPSDAGQLLLRLHAPERLGLSRDRLDDRV